In Cuculus canorus isolate bCucCan1 chromosome 8, bCucCan1.pri, whole genome shotgun sequence, a single genomic region encodes these proteins:
- the ELOVL1 gene encoding elongation of very long chain fatty acids protein 1 encodes MEGIVTMYQDFMKKADPRIADYPLMQSPFLVMGILLAYVYFVLSLGPWLMANRKPLNLKKFMVLYNFFLVGLSIYIVYEFLMAGWLTGYTWRCDPVDFSQDPKALRMVRVAWLFVFSKFIELTDTVIFVLRKKNEQVTFLHLFHHSVLPWSWWWGAKFGPGGMGSFHAMVNSMVHVVMYFYYGLSAAGPAFQKYLWWKKHITAIQLAQFVIVSIHISQYYFMPSCQYQFPIFIHLIWIYGTIFFILFSNFWYQSYTKGKRLPRVAQQAAQHNGSSIHENGAVANGKLKAN; translated from the exons ATGGAGGGGATTGTGACCATGTATCAGGACTTCATGAAGAAAGCAG ACCCCCGCATTGCTGATTATCCACTGATGCAGTCCCCGTTTCTTGTGATGGGCATCCTTCTGGCATATGTCTACTTTGTACTATCCTTGGGTCCTTGGCTAATGGCCAACAGAAAGCCTTTAAATCTGAAGAAGTTCATGGTGCTATACAACTTCTTTCTGGTGGGACTCTCAATTTACATTGTCTATGAG TTCCTGATGGCAGGGTGGCTTACTGGGTACACCTGGCGATGTGACCCTGTGGACTTCTCGCAGGACCCCAAGGCCCTCAGG ATGGTCAGAGTTGCTTGGCTCTTTGTCTTCTCCAAGTTCATTGAGCTGACAGACACG GTTATCTTTGTCCTGCGGAAGAAGAATGAACAGGTCACATTCCTGCACCTCTTCCACCACTCTGTTCTGCCTTGGAGCTGGTGGTGGGGAGCAAAGTTTGGTCCAG GGGGAATGGGCTCATTCCATGCTATGGTCAATTCCATGGTGCATGTTGTCATGTACTTCTACTACGGGCTCTCagcagcaggacctgcctttcagaaGTACCTGTGGTGGAAGAAGCACATCACAGCCATCCAGCTG GCACAGTTCGTGATTGTCTCCATCCACATCTCCCAGTATTACTTCATGCCCAGCTGCCAGTACCAGTTCCCCATCTTCATTCACCTCATCTGGATTTATGGGACCATCTTCTTTATCCTCTTCTCCAACTTTTGGTACCAGTCCTACACCAAGGGCAAACGGTTGCCCAGAGTGGCTCAGCAAGCAGCCCAGCACAACGGTAGCAGCATCCACGAGAACGGCGCTGTTGCCAACGGGAAGCTCAAAGCCAACTAG